In the Lascolabacillus massiliensis genome, one interval contains:
- the leuS gene encoding leucine--tRNA ligase, whose translation MDYNFREIEKRWQKYWVENGTYKVTEDSSKPKFYVLDMFPYPSGAGLHVGHPLGYIASDIYSRYKRLQGFNVLHPMGYDAYGLPAEQYAIQTGQHPAVTTENNINRYREQLDKIGFSYDWTREVRTCDPDYYKWTQWAFIKMFHSYYCNQAKQARPIAELIEVFSKQGTAGLDLACTEPMEFTAEEWNSKSDKEQQEILMNYRIAYLGDTMVNWSPDLGTVLANDEVSEGLSIRGGFPVEQRRMRQWCLRVSAYAERLLEGLDKIDWTDSLKETQRNWIGRSEGAVMHFTSSNGVTFDIFTTRADTIFGVTFMVLAPESELVDQLTTEEQKSAVKQYVENTKKKTERERIADRSVSGVFSGTYAIHPFTGLKIPIWISDYVLAGYGTGAIMAVPAHDSRDYAFAKHFNLPIIPLIEGCDISEESFDAKEGIMMNSGFLNGLTVAQAIPAAIDEVEKRGLGYRKINYRLRDAIFSRQRYWGEPFPVYYKDGMPYTLDESELPLELPEVDKYLPTETGEPPLGRAKEWTTKEGYPLELNTMPGFAGSSAYYLRYMDPHNNEALVSEKANSYWRDVDLYIGGTEHATGHLVYSRFWNKFLFDLGVSCEEEPFKKLVNQGMIQGRSNFVYRIKGTNTFVSHNLKDEYDVTPIHVDVNIVHNDVLDIDAFREWSPEYKTAEFILEKGKYICGWAIEKMSKSMYNVVNPDDIVEKYGADTLRLYEMFLGPLEQSKPWDTNGIDGVHRFLRKVWNLFYKEDELNVSDDEPTKDELKALHKLIKKVSYDIEHFSYNTSVSAFMICANDLTSLKCNKRAILSQLVICLAPFAPHISEELWHALGNESSVCDAQWPEWNEEYLKEDVFSYAISFNGKSRFVLEFPAEATNEEIEAAVLSHQNSQKWIDGKTPKKVIIVPKKIVNVVL comes from the coding sequence ATGGATTACAATTTCAGAGAAATAGAAAAGCGGTGGCAAAAATATTGGGTGGAAAACGGAACTTATAAAGTAACCGAAGATAGTTCCAAACCTAAGTTTTATGTATTAGATATGTTCCCATACCCCTCAGGAGCTGGTCTCCATGTTGGGCATCCACTGGGATATATAGCATCAGATATTTATTCAAGATATAAGCGTTTGCAGGGCTTCAATGTGCTGCACCCAATGGGTTATGATGCATATGGACTGCCTGCAGAGCAGTATGCCATACAAACTGGTCAGCATCCTGCAGTTACTACCGAAAATAATATCAACCGCTACCGTGAACAGCTCGATAAGATAGGGTTTTCTTACGACTGGACACGTGAGGTTCGTACATGTGATCCTGATTACTATAAATGGACTCAATGGGCATTCATTAAGATGTTTCACTCTTACTACTGCAATCAGGCAAAGCAGGCACGGCCTATTGCTGAACTGATTGAAGTGTTCTCAAAGCAGGGAACTGCCGGACTCGACCTTGCATGTACAGAACCAATGGAGTTTACGGCTGAGGAGTGGAACAGCAAATCAGATAAAGAGCAGCAGGAGATCCTGATGAACTACAGGATTGCCTACTTAGGTGATACAATGGTAAACTGGTCGCCCGACCTGGGAACAGTTCTTGCCAACGACGAGGTCAGCGAAGGTCTCTCAATCCGTGGCGGTTTCCCGGTGGAACAGCGTAGAATGCGCCAGTGGTGCCTTCGTGTCTCTGCATATGCGGAAAGATTGCTTGAAGGGTTGGATAAGATTGATTGGACCGACTCACTGAAAGAGACTCAGCGCAACTGGATTGGTCGCAGTGAAGGTGCAGTAATGCATTTCACCTCTTCAAATGGTGTAACCTTTGATATATTTACCACAAGAGCCGATACAATATTTGGTGTAACTTTTATGGTGCTGGCACCTGAAAGTGAGCTTGTTGATCAGCTTACTACTGAAGAGCAGAAATCTGCTGTTAAGCAGTATGTAGAGAACACCAAAAAGAAGACCGAACGCGAACGTATAGCTGACAGGTCGGTCTCAGGCGTCTTCTCCGGTACCTATGCAATCCATCCGTTCACAGGCCTGAAGATTCCGATCTGGATCTCTGACTATGTACTTGCCGGATATGGAACAGGAGCAATAATGGCAGTACCGGCGCATGATAGTCGCGACTACGCCTTCGCAAAGCATTTCAATCTTCCAATCATCCCGCTTATCGAGGGTTGCGATATCTCTGAGGAGAGCTTCGATGCCAAAGAGGGTATTATGATGAACTCCGGTTTCCTGAATGGACTTACCGTTGCACAGGCTATTCCTGCAGCCATTGATGAGGTTGAGAAACGTGGATTGGGTTACCGCAAAATAAATTATCGCCTCCGCGACGCTATATTCTCAAGGCAGCGTTACTGGGGCGAACCATTCCCAGTATATTATAAAGATGGCATGCCATACACTCTTGATGAGAGTGAGCTGCCTCTCGAACTTCCGGAAGTTGATAAATATCTCCCCACTGAAACGGGCGAACCTCCTCTGGGAAGGGCAAAAGAGTGGACCACCAAAGAGGGTTATCCGCTTGAACTTAATACTATGCCGGGGTTTGCAGGCTCATCTGCCTACTACCTCCGCTATATGGATCCTCATAACAACGAAGCTCTGGTATCAGAGAAAGCAAATAGCTACTGGAGAGATGTTGATCTCTATATCGGTGGAACAGAGCATGCAACAGGACACCTCGTTTACAGTCGCTTCTGGAACAAGTTCCTTTTCGACCTTGGCGTCTCCTGCGAGGAAGAGCCGTTCAAGAAACTGGTTAACCAGGGTATGATTCAGGGAAGAAGTAATTTTGTTTATCGCATAAAAGGTACAAACACCTTTGTTTCACATAATCTCAAAGATGAGTATGATGTCACCCCTATTCATGTGGATGTAAATATCGTACATAACGATGTTCTTGATATCGATGCATTCCGCGAATGGAGTCCCGAATATAAGACAGCCGAATTTATACTTGAAAAGGGTAAATATATTTGTGGCTGGGCAATAGAGAAAATGTCCAAGTCGATGTACAACGTAGTCAACCCCGACGATATCGTTGAAAAGTATGGAGCCGATACCCTACGCCTGTATGAGATGTTTTTAGGGCCCCTTGAGCAGTCGAAACCGTGGGACACCAACGGTATTGATGGTGTTCACCGATTCCTGCGCAAGGTGTGGAATCTTTTCTATAAAGAGGATGAGCTTAATGTATCTGATGATGAGCCAACAAAAGATGAGCTTAAAGCACTTCATAAGCTCATAAAGAAAGTGTCCTACGATATCGAGCATTTCTCATACAACACTTCGGTATCAGCATTCATGATATGTGCAAACGACCTGACATCACTGAAGTGCAACAAGAGGGCAATTCTGAGTCAGCTCGTTATCTGCCTTGCACCTTTTGCTCCACATATCTCAGAAGAGCTGTGGCATGCCCTTGGCAACGAGAGTTCAGTTTGTGATGCCCAGTGGCCCGAATGGAACGAGGAGTACCTGAAAGAGGATGTTTTCTCCTATGCAATATCATTTAACGGTAAATCGCGCTTTGTGCTGGAGTTCCCTGCCGAAGCAACCAACGAGGAGATCGAGGCAGCAGTTCTTTCTCATCAGAATTCACAAAAGTGGATAGATGGAAAAACGCCAAAGAAAGTTATTATTGTCCCTAAAAAAATCGTCAATGTAGTTCTTTAA
- a CDS encoding YitT family protein: protein MERSKALGIKRFYWKDYLSILLGTFMYALGVTQFIMPHKFVLGGLTGIAVLVNYAFGLPVSVQVLVMNGILLMIAYKILGVEFLIKTIVGVASLSIFIGMFESLDLPTIMMDEPLMAGLIGAIVAGAGVGLVMSVNGSTGGTDIVIMIINKFRNVTPGRMMLLIDLVIVSSSFVLFRSVETIVYGLIIIAVVSTSVDWILNGIRQSVQFFIISQKYEEIADEINHHMHRGCTVLDGTGWYTQQPQKVLLVMAKRSESNSIFRMVKSIDSEAFISQANVNGVYGKGFDRMR from the coding sequence ATGGAGAGATCAAAAGCACTTGGTATTAAAAGGTTCTATTGGAAAGATTACCTTTCGATATTACTTGGCACATTTATGTATGCACTTGGGGTAACCCAGTTTATTATGCCTCACAAGTTTGTATTGGGAGGACTTACAGGTATAGCTGTGCTTGTTAATTATGCATTCGGACTTCCGGTATCTGTTCAGGTACTGGTTATGAATGGTATCCTGTTAATGATTGCATATAAGATACTTGGTGTTGAGTTTCTCATAAAGACTATCGTAGGGGTTGCCTCTCTGTCAATCTTTATTGGTATGTTCGAGAGTCTTGATCTACCGACGATAATGATGGATGAGCCTCTGATGGCCGGTCTGATCGGTGCAATTGTTGCCGGTGCGGGTGTGGGACTGGTTATGTCTGTCAATGGAAGTACTGGTGGTACGGATATTGTCATAATGATCATCAACAAGTTCAGGAATGTCACCCCGGGTCGCATGATGCTGCTTATTGATCTTGTTATTGTTTCCTCCTCATTTGTACTTTTCAGAAGCGTTGAAACCATCGTTTATGGTCTCATCATAATAGCGGTGGTGTCTACCTCGGTCGACTGGATATTAAACGGTATCAGGCAGTCGGTTCAATTTTTCATAATCTCTCAGAAGTATGAAGAGATTGCCGATGAGATTAATCATCATATGCACAGAGGATGCACAGTGCTTGATGGAACCGGATGGTACACCCAGCAGCCACAGAAGGTGCTGCTGGTAATGGCAAAGCGAAGTGAGTCAAACTCCATCTTCCGTATGGTCAAGAGCATCGATTCAGAAGCATTTATCTCACAGGCCAATGTAAATGGTGTCTATGGCAAAGGGTTCGACAGGATGAGGTGA